A genomic segment from Nicotiana tabacum cultivar K326 chromosome 9, ASM71507v2, whole genome shotgun sequence encodes:
- the LOC142163967 gene encoding uncharacterized protein LOC142163967: protein MVSLPVPMKVVVANGQVMYSDTICLNFQWTMQGELFSFHMRLLKVGGCDLVLGMDWIDQVAKILINTKPNRVSFRKDGNIVTLIGSSSIPSLKHLEDEEQLGRLLAGGDYDIVVEVCLVSNSPATNSKLEQYTKISALLQQYSEVFKEPTEMPPQRECDYIINLFLGARPFNLRPYRYSHDQKDVVEAIISDMLHAKTVVPSQSAFVFPALLVKKKDLT from the coding sequence atggtctCCCTTCCAGTACCAATGAAGGTAGTGGTGGCCAATGGTCAAGTAATGTATTCGGATACTATTTGTCTGAACTTTCAATGGACAATGCAAGGAGAATTGTTTTCATTTCACATGAGGTTGCTCAAAGTGGGAGGCTGTGACTTAGTTCTCGGGATGGACTGGATTGACCAAGTAGCTAAAATTCTGATCAATACCAAACCTAATAGAGTATCCTTCAGAAAGGATGGCAATATTGTCACCTTGATTGGATCATCTTCAATTCCTTCACTAAAGCACTTGGAAGATGAGGAGCAATTGGGAAGATTATTAGCAGGTGGTGACTATGATATTGTAGTAGAAGTATGCTTGGTAAGCAATAGCCCTGCCACAAATAGCAAACTTGAACAGTACACTAAAATCTCTGCCTTGCTTCAGCAGTACTCAGAGGTGTTTAAGGAACCCACTGAAATGCCCCCACAAAGGGAATGTGATTATATAATTAACCTTTTTCTTGGAGCTCGACCTTTTAACCTCAGGCCTTATAGATATTCCCATGATCAAAAGGATGTCGTTGAAGCTATTATCAGTGACATGTTACATGCCAAAACTGTGGTGCCAAGTCAGTCTGCTTTTGTTTTCCCAGCTTTacttgtaaagaagaaagacttAACTTAG